From one Mesoplodon densirostris isolate mMesDen1 chromosome 19, mMesDen1 primary haplotype, whole genome shotgun sequence genomic stretch:
- the LOC132480299 gene encoding metallothionein-1E, with protein MDPNCSCPTGGSCSCAGSCTCKACRCTSCKKSCCSCCPVGCAKCAQGCVCKGASDKCSCCA; from the exons ATGGACCCCAACTGCTCCTGCCCCACTG GCGGCTCCTGCAGCTGCGCTGGCTCCTGCACCTGCAAGGCCTGCAGATGCACCTCCTGCAAGAAGA gctgctgctcctgctgccccgtGGGCTGCGCCAAGTGTGCCCAGGGCTGCGTCTGCAAAGGGGCCTCGGACAAGTGCAGCTGCTGTGCCTGA